The sequence CATCCTCCACGCCGGCAGCGAGGGCCTCTACGCCCCCGTCTCCCCCGCCAATGCCACCGCCGaggaggacgatgacgaggccgcCGCCGACGCCTTCATACGGTAGTTTGTCTTGCGGTTTTTGCTCCCCAGTGGCTTGCTTGCATCGCCTTTACAGACGGCCGCGGTGTAGTGGAGCCTCGTTCTGCAGATGAGATCTTGGATCCCGTCGTCCCCGGGGTTCTGTCGGGCATTTGGATGGTTTTTGGTAGTAGATAGGTCAAAGTGAGTAGGTTCTCCTGAGAGGGCGCAATTGGATCTTCACGGAAATTATGCTGAGAGGGGCACCATTCCCGCTGAGTAATTCTGGCTACGTGTGCATTGTTGAGTTAATTATGCTTGATTAGTTTGCAACTTATGGCATGAGTTGGTGTAGGCGTGTAGTACTTTTTTTTTATGGGAGGGAAGCACTACTTTTAGAGGGGCAAGGTCAATCAAACTTTAAATTTTCTCCAAGTACATGTCcaataaactaaaaagcaaaggaaatGACACCCTGTTCCTTCAATTTAAATTTGTTATGGAAATGCATACTAGCATGTTTgtatactacttcctccgtccggaaatagttgtcaccaaaataaataaaaggggatgtatctagatgtatattagttctagctacatccatttttatccattttgatgacaagtatttttggacggagggagtagtagaaatGTGCACGTGCATTTTGTACTCATTATTTATTGGTTGCTACTTTAATTGAGCAATTCAAATTGCATTAGCTCGGTTCACTATAATTAGGTGCTTAGCTTGCTGCCATCCTTCCTTCCTGTAGACTCGAATTTCACATTTCCTCCACTTTTCAGGTTTGACAAGATTACTTTTAGGAGGCCAGAGGAGGCTAATGATTCTGTGAAAGAAACTAGTTCATCTAAGGTTCAGATAATTGTCTTTGAAATAGAAGATCGTGAAATGATTGGTGGATCGGCATATGGTGGTCAAAAAGCAATTTGTTGTACATCAGATCTTGCAAAGTTGGGAGCTTGTGTTGAAGGCTCTGTCATCTACCGCCCATCGCAGGTGAATCCTGGCTGGCCACAGTTGTTTGTTGCTTCTTTTGATGGAAGTGATCTGATTGCAACGCTGCCTTCAAGGACCATTCCAGTAAAGAAAACTGGGATGTACAACATGTACTTTATACACTGTGACCCGGCACTTGCTGGACTGGAAATCGACGGGAAAACCATATGGAAAAATCCTACTGGCTACCTTCCAGGTCGGATGGCACCTCTTAAGAACTTTTTTGGGCTGATGTCATTTGCTTTCGTGATACTTGGTATCTACTGGTTCTATCAATACATGAAGTTCTGGCGAGAGGTTCTTCCACTTCAGAACTGTATTACTCTTGTTATTACATTGGGTATGCTTGAGATGGCGTTGTGGTATTTTGAATATGCTGAGTTCAATGAGACTGGAGTTCGGGCAAAGGCCATCACATTTTGGGCTGTAACATTTGGGACTATTAAAAGAACAGTGGCTCGTCTTATTATTCTCATTGTCTCGATGGGGTATGGAGTTGTGAGGCCTACTTTGGGTGGTCTGACATCGAAAGTGGTCATGCTTGGAGGAACATTCTTTGTAGCTACAGAAATTCTTGAGCTAGTGGAAAATCTAGGTACTGTGAATGATCTGTCTGGAAAAGCTCGGCTATTTTTGGTCTATCCAGTGGCTATCTTGGATGCTTCATTCATTGTTTGGATATTTATTTCTCTAGCCAAGACCCTTAGCCAACTTCAGGTGAGCAGAATCTCTTTTCTGCTCGTTATTCTCTATTATTTTGTTTGCAGTATCTGTTATGGTGTGCTATCCTTTTTTTTCTGTACCCAGTTTAATTTAAGGAAATGCACGGACCATTCATGATCTTTTTTGTTGTGTTCTTTATAGGCAAGAAGGTTGATGGCCAAACTTGACATTTATAGGAAATTCACTATTGCATTGGCTATTACTGTTCTGGTATCTATCGGCTGGATTGGCTATGAGGTATAGTGATGTATTAAAAATTATATTTGGATTCTGGATTGCCAAAATATTGTTTAGTCATTGTCTTCACCCTTTGTGGAGGGGGTATTCTTTCAAATCATACCCGTACCTTTCTATTTTTAAGAATCTGGCTTTTTTTTTTTGTTCAGATGCAATGTACTACATCTCACTTGGTCATGCGTCTACTTTTTGTTCTTT comes from Triticum aestivum cultivar Chinese Spring chromosome 5B, IWGSC CS RefSeq v2.1, whole genome shotgun sequence and encodes:
- the LOC123111978 gene encoding transmembrane protein 87A; translation: MAANTAAARALLLLLLAVAVPSLLRTGEASVHEYSGLSFLNKGNAFILHAGSEGLYAPVSPANATAEEDDDEAAADAFIRFDKITFRRPEEANDSVKETSSSKVQIIVFEIEDREMIGGSAYGGQKAICCTSDLAKLGACVEGSVIYRPSQVNPGWPQLFVASFDGSDLIATLPSRTIPVKKTGMYNMYFIHCDPALAGLEIDGKTIWKNPTGYLPGRMAPLKNFFGLMSFAFVILGIYWFYQYMKFWREVLPLQNCITLVITLGMLEMALWYFEYAEFNETGVRAKAITFWAVTFGTIKRTVARLIILIVSMGYGVVRPTLGGLTSKVVMLGGTFFVATEILELVENLGTVNDLSGKARLFLVYPVAILDASFIVWIFISLAKTLSQLQARRLMAKLDIYRKFTIALAITVLVSIGWIGYEIYFKSTDVFNERWQYAWIIPAFWHALSFSLLCVISYLWAPSQSSMRFTNDASEKFDREDSLSLIRPRPIVSNNGWSIASSTDVKMTKNTDSVTSFDEDDEENKRE